DNA sequence from the Pelosinus sp. IPA-1 genome:
AGTGCAGCGGATGATGGTATGGTTACAGATTGGCATGTAACACATTATACAACAAGGGCGGTAGGGCAGGTTGGTCTAATTATTGTGGAGGCCACAGGGGTAGAACCTCGGGGGCGTATCTCCAATAAAGATTTGGGAATTTGGGATGATAAGCATGTTGCAGGTTTGAAAAGTATTGTTGATCATGTCCATGCCCAAGGAGGTAAAATTGGCATTCAGCTAGCTCATGCGGGGAGAAAGAGCGAAGCAGTTGGAAGTACACCTGTAGCACCTTCTGCCATTGCGTTTAATGAGGAATATCGTTTACCTATGGCTTTAACAATAGGAGAAATCCAAGAAATCATACAAAAATTCGTTCAAGGAGCAAAACGTGCGGTAGCAGCAGGCTTTGACACGATTGAGCTTCACGCTGCTCATGGCTATTTAATTAATGAATTTTTATCACCATTAACGAACCTTCGTGATGATGAGTATGGTGGCAATCTTGTTAATAGAGTACGTTTCTTACAAGAAGTTCTAATTGCGGTGAAACAAGTCCTTCCTAAAGAAATGCCGATCATTGTCCGCGTATCGGCAGATGACTATCATGAAGACGGCAATACACCGGAGATTGTAGCCGAGATGCTGAATTTAGTAAAACAGTATGGCATTGATGTAATCAATGTAAGTTCCGGAGCTGTAATTCCGGTTATGCCAAGGGCATATCCAGGATATCAGGTAGCTATGGCTTTAACGATTAAGGAAAAAACCCAATTGCCCGTATTAGCAGGCGGGCTTATAACAGAACCTGCCCAAGCCATGCAATTAGTTAAGGCTGGTATTGATCTGGTGTACACGGGTAGAGAATTGTTACGCAATCCATTTTGGCCTTTACAGGCTGCTCATGTTCTACAGCAGGAAGTAGAGTGGCCAGTACAGTATTTACGAGGAAAATGGTAAAATAGTATAGAAACAGGAGTTATCTTAAAAAGATAGCTCCTGTTTTTTTATTACAAAATAATTTACATTTTACAGTGAGGAGTGTATGATTAATATTGTTAACTACATATTATTGTTTGGTTAACGGTGAGAACGTGCTTTAAAGAAAGTTGTATCTATATTGCTGGTCTGTTAGGGATGGGATATAGGGCTTCGTTTGCTTCCTACGTAACGCCTCTCAGCCCTATATCCCATTCCTAACAATTGTCATTTAGCCTATTTATTTTGGAAATTCGATAGGTTCTTTATAGGTTTTCTATAATTGATAAGAAATAATCGGAGTGATAGCTTATTTTTTTGTTAGAAACGTTAACTTAAAAAATCTAAATGGTTAACTGAAGGGGGATGTTTATGAGAAATGTTGCAATGCCCAAGACGAGAAGGCTGACAGAAACGGCCTTATTGACTGCTTTACTTACTATTTCGGGTGCGATTAAGCTTCCTGGTTTGATCCCGGGGACGGAATTTCAGCTGTCCGCTCCTTTGGCGGTAGCTGTCTGTGGGGTGTTTGGTTTTTCTACTTATATGATGGCTGGGATATTGTCTAGTCTCATTGGATTAATCCTAGGAACGCAAACTTTACTGCATGTTGGTGTCGCGATGATATTTCGTGTAGTAGTAGGGATCTGTGTAGGTGTTTTTGGTGCAACATGGCCAGTATTGATAATAGCCGGGCCGATTGGATCTAGTGTAGCTAGGATAACTCTTGGTAATATAATCGGCAAGGCGGCAGCGCCTCTTTTATTAGCAGCCTTGCCTGGTATGGTCTATACCGCTCTGGCAGCTTGGCCCCTCGCTTTATTGCTAAAACGGGTAAAGGCACAAACGGAAAGGGTGATGCAAAGTGTACAGCGTTAGAATGCGGGCAGCTCAGGGAGGGCGGCATGAAGAAGGTGGCCGTCATATTTCTGGAGCAGAGCGGGTTGTTCCAGAGGAAAGAGTAGAAGAAACAACAAGTGCTATGTTAAAAAGGGCTTTTTCTCATACTAGGGGACAAGCTGATTTTGTGAATATCATTGTAGAAAAGATAGAGAACTCTGCAATAAAACAAGTACCTTTATTGACCGTTTCCACGGCAAAGGCCTATAGGGTAGAAGAAGGCCTTTGTGTAGCAGAAAAAGCTCTAGTGGCAGCAGGGGTATCTCTTACTGGGGCTAAGGAGGGAATACATTTGTTGCAATCTCTTCCAGACAGTATGCGAGGCGCTATGTTACTATGTGCTATAACTGGCAGAAGGCTAGATAATACAGGGGAAAAGGGCATCCGCGTATCCCGCATGGATATCGAGAAGGAAGAGGTATTTATGGGGAAATTAGTAGAGCAAGGGATTGATAATATGCATGTGCGTGAGGCATTGGTGTTAGCCAGCAAGGTAGCAGCAGGCCCTGGCATTGTGGCAGAACTTTGTTGGTCGGATGATCCTGAATATACTACTGGCTATGTGGCTTGCCCTCAAGGGTACCTACGGATTCCCCACTGTAAGCCCCTTGGTAATGGGATTGGCGGAAGGATTTTTTTTATCAATCCCAATACAGATTTATTAGCACTAAAAGAATATTTGCAGCACCAGTCTGTGCTTGTGAAAATTTGAGGGAGGGAGCCAAAATGGAGTTTTATGAAGAGTACCTTAAAGAGGTAAGAGCACAAGCTTTGTACCGGGAACCGGTAAGCATAAAGCATTTGGATGCTGTACATATACAGGTAGAGGGGAAAATTTATTTATCCTTGTCGTCCAATAATTATTTAGGCTTAACCCATAGCCCTAAGGTACAGAAGGCTGCTTTGGATGCTGTCTTGCAGCATGGTACTGGTTCAGGAGGAGCTAGATTAACAACTGGCAGTCATCCTTTGCATAAAAGCTTGGAAGGGGCGTTAGCCCAATTTAAAGGTACTGAGGCGGCGTTAGTTTTTAATACAGGATATATGGCAAATGTGGGAACGATCAGCGCCTTAGTTGGCAAGGGTGATCTAATATTCAGTGATGAACTAAATCATGCCAGCATTATTGATGGCTGCCGCCTATCAAAGGGGCGGACTGTCGTCTATCGTCATAGAGATATGAAAGATTTAGCTGAAAAGTTAAGGGATTCCAACTGCCCTGGGAAAAAGCTGATTGTTACTGACGGAGTTTTTAGTATGGATGGAGATATTGCTCCTTTAGATAAAATCGTTTCATTAGCAGAAGAGCATCAAGCTATGGTTATGGTAGATGATGCTCATGCCGTAGGGGTACTAGGTCGAGGTGGGCGTGGTACAGTGGACTATTTTGGTCTTAAAGGCAGAGTCCATGTTCAAGTGGGGACTCTTAGTAAGTCTTTAGCCTCTGAGGGTGGTTATGTGGCTGGCAGCCAGATGCTTATTCAATATTTAGTTAATAAAGCACGTAGTTTCATTTTTTCGACTGCTTTGTCTCCGGCGACTGTGGCAGCGGCAGCTAGCGCGTTAAAGGTATTAAAAGCAACTCCCCAATTAGTGGATAAATTGCTAGAAAATGCGGCTGGAATGAGAAAGGCTTTAGTGGCTGCAGGTCTAAAGGTTGATGGTGCCCTAACACCAATAATACCAATTCTAATAGGAGAGGCAGCATTGGCAGTAGCAATGAATCAAGAATTAAAAGAGCATGGTTTATTTGTTTCTGCGATCAGACCACCTACTGTTTCGCCAGGTGCCAGTCGTTTGCGTATAACAGTATCTGCTGCTCATGAAAAGGAAGAGCTAGTTAAAGCCGCTGATATTATCATTGCAGTCAGTAGAAAGTTAAAATTAGTATAAGAGGTGATTGGATGTCTGGGTTATTTATTACAGGGACGGATACGGATATTGGTAAAACCGTTATTACGGGAGGGATTGCCGCAGCGCTCAAAGTTCGAGGGCTACAAGTAGGAGTAATGAAACCCCTAGCATCAGGTGGTGTGGTTAATCAGTCTGGTAAGTTAGTAGCAGAAGATGCTACCTTTTTAATGAAGGCAGCTGGTATTGGGGAAGAAAAACGTGATGCAGTGAACCCCTTATGTTTTGCTCCTGCCCTGACGCCAGCTGTGGCTGCAGTAATGAGTGGGGTTGAAATCGATATAGCTCTCATTCTTAGGGCCTATCACAAGTTAACTGAAAGCTATGAACCAGTAGTCGTAGAGGGTGTAGGCGGAATTACAGCTCCTTTATGGCAAGAATATCTGTTGGTTGATCTTATGGTAGAACTTGATTTGCCAGTTTTTGTTGTTACCAGGCCTAATTTAGGAACGATTAATCATACAGTGCTAACTGTTGAGTATGCTCGCAGTCGTGGGTTATATGTGGCAGGCATTATTATGAATGGATGGAATGAGTCCGAGGTAGGTATTCTAGAAAAATCCAATGAAGAATATATTGGACGTTTGACCCAAGTGCCTATAATAGGGAAGTTCCCTCATGTGTCTGCCATAAAAGAAGGCGATATATTGCCAATGGAGCTAGCTAAGATGGCAGAAGAATATTTACAGATAGATGAACTGATTTCTATCATTAAAAGGGGGACAAAGGCATGAATGAAATAGAAAGTAAAGATAAGGAATATATTTGGCATCCCTTTACCCAGATGCAAGATTGGCTGGACCAGCCCCAAATGGTAATTGAGGCAGCAGAGGGGATAAAGCTGATTGATGATCAAGGTAATGCTTATTATGATGGGGTATCTTCCTTATGGGTTAATCTTCATGGACATCGCCATCCAACGATGGATCAGGCGATTATTGATCAACTCGGCAAGGTTGCTCATACGACTATGTTAGGTTTGATTAACGTGCCAGCGACTCAGTTGGCGGAAGAATTAATGACAGTTGTGCCTAAAGGGTTAACAAAGTTATTTTATTCGGATGATGGTTCTACAGCTGTAGAAATTGCCATTAAGATGGCATACCAGTATTGGCAGCTGCATGGTAAAAAGAAAAAACAAAAGTTTGTTACATTAGCAAACTCTTATCATGGTGATACTATTGGTACGGTGAGTGTTGGTGGAATTGATTTGTTTCATCGTATTTTTTCTTCCTTGTTATTTGAATCCATACAGGCGCCCTCGCCATGTTGCTATCACTGCAGATTGGTTTCTGATCCTCAAAATTGTGGTATGGCCTGTATTGATGAAGTGGAGAAGATTTTGGCGCACAGGCATGAAGAGATTGCTGCTATGATAATTGAACCACTAGTTCAGGCAGCAGCAGGTATGTTGGCACAGCCGCCAGGATATTTAAAAAGATTACGAGAAGTAACGCAAAAATATAATGTACTGCTCTTGGTGGATGAAGTAGCCACAGGGTTTGGTCGTACTGGTAAAATGTTTGCTTGTGATCATGAAGAGATATCGCCTGATATGATGATGGTGGCAAAAGGGATTACTGGTGGCTACCTACCATTAGCTGCTACCTTTATGACAGATGAAATATATAAGGCCTTTTTAGGTGATGCCCAACAACGAACTTTTTTTCATGGGCATTCTTATACTGGCAATCCTTTATGTTGTGCCGCTGGTTTGGCGAATTTAAAGATATTCCGCGAAGAAAAGGTATTGGCAGGTCTTCCTGAAAAAGTAGCAGCGGCTCGGGAACAACTTGTTAACTTTACCGCTTTAAAGCACGTAGGAGATATCCGCCAATGGGGCTTGATGATTGGCATCGAGTTAGTTGAGAACCCTGGAGATAAAACCCCCTTTCCTTGGGAACTAGCAGTGGGCGCTAAGGTTTGTAAACAAGCGAGACAGCATGGGTTAATCATTCGTCCGATTGGCAGCGTAGTTGTGTTTATGCCTCCCCTTGCCAGTACAGTAGGAGAAATAAAACATATGCTTTCACTGATCTATTTGTCAATAAAAGAAGTCACTGAGGAGCAAAAACTCCAATACGTATCCAAAGATGTATCCGCTGTTATGATATAAGTCAGTATGAGCCTTACAGTAGCATGACAATTCAATGAAAATAAAAAAACCAATCGTAATGTAGCTGCGATTGGTTTTTTGCTTTTTTATAGAATTTGCCATATAATTGAGGGATAGCATAAGAAATGAGGGGGGCGATGAGATGAAGTTTGTCGCTGATTTACATATTCACACGGTAGCAAGTGGGCATGCTTATAGTACTATATTGGAGAATGCTCGGGCAGCAGCCGATATTGGGCTTGCCATGATAGCTATTACAGATCATGGTCCAGATATGCCAGGTGGACCACATGCTTACCACTTCGGCAATTTAAAGGCAGTGCCTGAGGAATTGTTTGGTGTGCGCATTTTAAAGGGAGTAGAGGCCAATGTAATTGACCGGGATGGAACACTGGACTTGGCTGAAGAGCGATTAGCTGGACTAGACATTGTATTAGCGGGATTACATTCTGTATGTTCACCTTATGGTTCTGTCTTAGAAAATACACAGATGATGGTGAATGCTATGAAAAATCCTTGGGTAGATGCGATTGTTCATCCGGGGAACCCAGAGTTTTTGGTAGACGCGGAAGCAATTGTAAAGGCAGCCGTAGAATATGACGTAGCCTTAGAA
Encoded proteins:
- the bioF gene encoding 8-amino-7-oxononanoate synthase, yielding MEFYEEYLKEVRAQALYREPVSIKHLDAVHIQVEGKIYLSLSSNNYLGLTHSPKVQKAALDAVLQHGTGSGGARLTTGSHPLHKSLEGALAQFKGTEAALVFNTGYMANVGTISALVGKGDLIFSDELNHASIIDGCRLSKGRTVVYRHRDMKDLAEKLRDSNCPGKKLIVTDGVFSMDGDIAPLDKIVSLAEEHQAMVMVDDAHAVGVLGRGGRGTVDYFGLKGRVHVQVGTLSKSLASEGGYVAGSQMLIQYLVNKARSFIFSTALSPATVAAAASALKVLKATPQLVDKLLENAAGMRKALVAAGLKVDGALTPIIPILIGEAALAVAMNQELKEHGLFVSAIRPPTVSPGASRLRITVSAAHEKEELVKAADIIIAVSRKLKLV
- the namA gene encoding NADPH dehydrogenase NamA, yielding MLFTPISFKQLTLKNRVVMPPMCMYSAADDGMVTDWHVTHYTTRAVGQVGLIIVEATGVEPRGRISNKDLGIWDDKHVAGLKSIVDHVHAQGGKIGIQLAHAGRKSEAVGSTPVAPSAIAFNEEYRLPMALTIGEIQEIIQKFVQGAKRAVAAGFDTIELHAAHGYLINEFLSPLTNLRDDEYGGNLVNRVRFLQEVLIAVKQVLPKEMPIIVRVSADDYHEDGNTPEIVAEMLNLVKQYGIDVINVSSGAVIPVMPRAYPGYQVAMALTIKEKTQLPVLAGGLITEPAQAMQLVKAGIDLVYTGRELLRNPFWPLQAAHVLQQEVEWPVQYLRGKW
- a CDS encoding 6-carboxyhexanoate--CoA ligase produces the protein MYSVRMRAAQGGRHEEGGRHISGAERVVPEERVEETTSAMLKRAFSHTRGQADFVNIIVEKIENSAIKQVPLLTVSTAKAYRVEEGLCVAEKALVAAGVSLTGAKEGIHLLQSLPDSMRGAMLLCAITGRRLDNTGEKGIRVSRMDIEKEEVFMGKLVEQGIDNMHVREALVLASKVAAGPGIVAELCWSDDPEYTTGYVACPQGYLRIPHCKPLGNGIGGRIFFINPNTDLLALKEYLQHQSVLVKI
- a CDS encoding phosphatase, which produces MKFVADLHIHTVASGHAYSTILENARAAADIGLAMIAITDHGPDMPGGPHAYHFGNLKAVPEELFGVRILKGVEANVIDRDGTLDLAEERLAGLDIVLAGLHSVCSPYGSVLENTQMMVNAMKNPWVDAIVHPGNPEFLVDAEAIVKAAVEYDVALEINNSSLKISRVGSKPHCENIACLAKEYGAKIIVGTDSHFSLAIGDFSKANELLERVEISPDAVINTSIEGVLRHLNRRSNRKQSVR
- the bioD gene encoding dethiobiotin synthase, yielding MSGLFITGTDTDIGKTVITGGIAAALKVRGLQVGVMKPLASGGVVNQSGKLVAEDATFLMKAAGIGEEKRDAVNPLCFAPALTPAVAAVMSGVEIDIALILRAYHKLTESYEPVVVEGVGGITAPLWQEYLLVDLMVELDLPVFVVTRPNLGTINHTVLTVEYARSRGLYVAGIIMNGWNESEVGILEKSNEEYIGRLTQVPIIGKFPHVSAIKEGDILPMELAKMAEEYLQIDELISIIKRGTKA
- the bioA gene encoding adenosylmethionine--8-amino-7-oxononanoate transaminase; this encodes MNEIESKDKEYIWHPFTQMQDWLDQPQMVIEAAEGIKLIDDQGNAYYDGVSSLWVNLHGHRHPTMDQAIIDQLGKVAHTTMLGLINVPATQLAEELMTVVPKGLTKLFYSDDGSTAVEIAIKMAYQYWQLHGKKKKQKFVTLANSYHGDTIGTVSVGGIDLFHRIFSSLLFESIQAPSPCCYHCRLVSDPQNCGMACIDEVEKILAHRHEEIAAMIIEPLVQAAAGMLAQPPGYLKRLREVTQKYNVLLLVDEVATGFGRTGKMFACDHEEISPDMMMVAKGITGGYLPLAATFMTDEIYKAFLGDAQQRTFFHGHSYTGNPLCCAAGLANLKIFREEKVLAGLPEKVAAAREQLVNFTALKHVGDIRQWGLMIGIELVENPGDKTPFPWELAVGAKVCKQARQHGLIIRPIGSVVVFMPPLASTVGEIKHMLSLIYLSIKEVTEEQKLQYVSKDVSAVMI